One part of the Methylobacterium mesophilicum SR1.6/6 genome encodes these proteins:
- the alr gene encoding alanine racemase: MTEAGTVMDIGAHGARLTIDLGAIVANWRTLAARGAGAACAAVVKADAYGCGIGRVGPALWTAGCRTFFVAHLSEGVAARAALPEAAIYVLNGLPPGAAAAFAAHGLRPVLGSVEELSDWAAFSPVRRPAALHVDTGMNRLGLSVSEALDLAGDPLIAASGIDLLLSHFVSAEKPDDPVNGRQIADFGRVRAAYPDMPASLANSSGVFLAGAQHDLLRPGYALFGGNPTPGAANPMRPVVRLEAMIAQVRDVEPGASAGYNGRWTARAPSRLATLSLGYADGFPRAISGRGQALVGGVSCPVLGLISMDLIILDVTAAPAARRGATAVLIGDGLDIDTVGRAAGTIGYEILTGLGSRYVRTYVESR, translated from the coding sequence GTGACCGAGGCCGGAACCGTGATGGATATCGGCGCGCACGGCGCCCGGCTGACGATCGACCTCGGGGCGATCGTGGCCAACTGGCGGACCTTGGCGGCGCGGGGCGCGGGCGCCGCCTGCGCCGCCGTGGTGAAGGCCGATGCCTATGGCTGCGGGATCGGCCGGGTCGGGCCGGCCCTGTGGACCGCCGGCTGCCGGACCTTCTTCGTCGCGCACCTGTCCGAGGGCGTCGCCGCCCGGGCCGCCCTGCCGGAGGCCGCCATCTACGTGCTGAACGGTCTGCCTCCGGGCGCCGCCGCCGCCTTCGCGGCGCACGGATTGCGTCCCGTCCTCGGCAGCGTCGAGGAGCTGTCGGACTGGGCGGCGTTCTCGCCCGTCCGCCGGCCGGCGGCGCTCCACGTCGACACCGGCATGAACCGCCTGGGCCTGTCCGTGTCGGAGGCCCTGGACCTCGCGGGCGATCCGCTGATCGCGGCCTCCGGAATCGATCTGCTCCTCAGCCACTTCGTCAGCGCCGAGAAGCCGGACGACCCCGTCAACGGCCGGCAGATCGCCGATTTCGGCCGCGTCCGGGCGGCCTATCCCGACATGCCCGCTTCCCTGGCGAATTCGTCGGGCGTCTTCCTCGCGGGTGCGCAGCACGACCTGCTGCGGCCGGGCTACGCCCTGTTCGGCGGCAACCCCACGCCGGGCGCCGCGAACCCGATGCGGCCGGTGGTCCGGCTGGAGGCGATGATCGCGCAGGTGCGGGACGTCGAGCCCGGCGCCAGCGCGGGCTATAATGGCCGCTGGACCGCCCGCGCCCCGAGCCGGCTGGCGACCCTGTCGCTGGGCTACGCGGACGGCTTTCCCCGGGCGATCAGCGGACGCGGTCAGGCGCTCGTCGGCGGCGTTTCCTGCCCGGTCCTCGGGCTCATCTCGATGGACCTGATCATCCTCGACGTCACGGCAGCGCCCGCGGCGCGACGCGGCGCGACCGCGGTGCTGATCGGCGACGGCCTCGACATCGATACGGTCGGCCGCGCCGCCGGCACGATCGGGTACGAGATCCTGACGGGTCTGGGTTCTCGTTATGTTCGAACTTATGTAGAGTCGCGCTGA
- a CDS encoding CvpA family protein: protein MPFTVLDLVVLGIVAVSALLAAVRGVTREVLAIVAWVAAAAVAWTLYPMLLPTVKQHVNSDTVALVASIAAIFLGTLIIVSIITVKISDVVLDSRIGAVDRSLGFLFGAARGFLICVIGWVFLSWLVQGKVPDWAAQARTRPMLEKSGDALVAQLPENPEGFLKQFKKPKAVAPPNEAADAPAETDPAPQRRTETAPTPTRR, encoded by the coding sequence ATGCCGTTTACCGTCCTGGATCTCGTCGTGCTCGGCATCGTCGCGGTCTCCGCGCTGCTCGCGGCCGTGCGTGGCGTCACCCGCGAGGTGCTGGCGATCGTCGCCTGGGTGGCCGCCGCCGCGGTCGCCTGGACGCTCTACCCGATGCTCCTTCCCACCGTGAAGCAGCACGTGAACAGCGACACCGTGGCGCTGGTCGCCTCCATCGCGGCGATCTTCCTCGGCACCCTGATCATCGTGTCGATCATCACGGTGAAGATCTCGGACGTGGTCCTCGATTCGCGGATCGGCGCCGTCGACCGGTCGCTCGGATTCCTGTTCGGGGCGGCGCGCGGCTTCCTGATCTGCGTGATCGGGTGGGTGTTCCTGTCCTGGCTGGTTCAGGGCAAGGTGCCTGACTGGGCCGCGCAGGCGCGCACGCGTCCGATGCTGGAGAAGTCCGGCGACGCCCTGGTGGCGCAGCTCCCTGAGAATCCCGAGGGCTTCCTGAAGCAGTTCAAGAAGCCGAAGGCCGTCGCGCCGCCCAACGAGGCCGCCGACGCCCCCGCCGAGACCGACCCGGCGCCCCAGCGCCGGACCGAGACCGCGCCGACCCCGACGCGACGCTGA
- a CDS encoding queuosine precursor transporter, translating to MHQPRPAMTPDRPAGGSVYLVPIAGLFGAVLMISLVLAGKIVAVGGLTFTAAVIVFPASYLFGDVLTEVYGYASTRAVVWTGFLAQALWILAYWTAAALPPAPFWPHQEAFEAVLGATPRLALAGLTAYLAGEFLNAYALAKLKLRLRGRWLAVRLVASTLIGQGVDSVLFIGLAFGGLYPAADLLALILSVWMLKVAWEILALPLSLPLIGFLKRAEGRDAFDADTDFNPFRLRG from the coding sequence ATGCATCAGCCCCGCCCGGCCATGACGCCGGACCGACCCGCCGGGGGCTCTGTTTACCTCGTTCCGATCGCCGGCCTGTTCGGCGCGGTGCTGATGATCTCGCTGGTGCTGGCGGGCAAGATCGTCGCGGTCGGCGGCCTGACCTTCACGGCGGCGGTGATCGTGTTCCCCGCCTCCTACCTGTTCGGCGACGTGCTGACCGAGGTCTACGGCTATGCCAGCACCCGCGCCGTCGTCTGGACCGGGTTCCTCGCCCAGGCGCTCTGGATCCTGGCCTACTGGACGGCCGCGGCCTTGCCGCCGGCGCCGTTCTGGCCCCACCAGGAGGCGTTCGAGGCGGTGCTCGGCGCGACCCCGCGGCTCGCCCTCGCCGGCCTCACCGCCTATCTCGCCGGCGAGTTCCTGAACGCCTACGCTCTGGCCAAGCTCAAGCTGCGCCTCCGCGGCCGCTGGCTCGCGGTGCGTCTCGTCGCCTCGACGCTGATCGGTCAGGGGGTCGATTCGGTGCTATTCATCGGGCTCGCCTTCGGAGGCCTCTATCCGGCCGCCGACCTGCTGGCCCTGATCCTGTCGGTCTGGATGCTGAAGGTCGCCTGGGAGATCCTCGCCCTCCCGCTGAGTTTGCCATTGATCGGCTTCCTGAAACGGGCCGAGGGACGCGACGCCTTCGATGCGGATACGGACTTCAACCCCTTCCGCCTGCGCGGGTGA